Part of the Sporosarcina sp. FSL K6-2383 genome is shown below.
CCTAACATAAAGAAACTGAGGTGAACGCGATGCAAAGCGTATCAAATGCGCAATCAGCAGAAGTCAAAACAAAGCCCAATAAAATGCGCAAAAAATCCAAAAGACGTAATAAAACTCCTTTTGGTGGTTGGAAAGAGAATGTGGCAGGTTATTTATTCATTGCACCCATGTTTATAGGAACGTCTGTATTAGTCTTATTTCCAATCATCTCATCATTAGCATTGAGTTTTACAAATTGGAATTTTGTATCTGGTTATGATGGCGCTAAATTTGTAGGGTTCGAAAATTTCCAAAAGTTGCTAACCAATAACTTATTTCACAAAGCGCTAGTCAACAACTTTATTTTGTTACTTGCCGTACCTATTATGCTCATCATTTCATTAGGACTTGCAGTAGTCATTAATAAGTATGTTTATCTCAAAGATATGTTTAAAGTCATTTATTTCATGCCGTTTATTTCCAGTGTTGTTGCGGTAGCGGTAGTGTTCCAAGTGTTATTCCATCCATCCAAAGGACCGATTAATCAAGTGCTCATGTCATTAGGTGTTGAAAACCCTCCAGGGTGGATTGCAGATATTTCATTTTCATTACCTTCAGTTATGCTCATCATGATTTGGACAGGGATTGGTTTTAACTTAATCATTTATTTAGCAGGACTACAAAATATTCCGAAAGAATTGTATGAAGCTGCACAGATGGACGGAGCGTCAGCTTGGTATCAATTTACTAAAATAACAGTTCCATTAGTATCACCGACAACCTTTTTACTATTAATTACAGGTGTTATTTCGAGCTTTAAGGTGTTTGACTTAATCATTGTATTAACAGGTGGTGGACCAGCAAATTCAACGCTAACACCAGTCGTCTATCTGTACCAACAAGCATTTCTCGAGTTGAAAACAGGTTATGCATCAGCGATCTCGCTTGTATTGTTTATCCTAATACTCATTATTACTTATATTCAATTCATCGTTCAGAAGAAATGGGTAAACTATTAATTCAAAGGGGGGGCAGTATGATGACAACAACAAAAGGAATCGATATAAAAAAATTAATTGTGACAATCATCATGGCGATATTAGGTATAGTTTTCTTAATGCCATTTATCTGGATGATCTCTGCATCATTTAAAGTTGAAACGGATGTTCTAACCTATCCGATACAGTGGATTCCAGAAACATGGAATGCTGTTGAGAACTATAAGAGCGTTTGGACAGGGACAATGCCATTTCTTTTACTCTATTGGAACTCAATCAAGGTGACAGTGTTAACAACAATTACTTCTGTCACCGTGTCATCTTTAGCTGCATACGGCTTTGCTAAAATTAATTTTAGAGGTTCAAATTTCTTGTTCCTAATCATATTAGCGACATTTATGATTCCGCCGCAAACATTACTCGTTACACAGTTTTTGTTATTCAGATGGCTGGGACTCTATGATACACATATGGGTCTGATTCTATTAAACAGTTTCAGTGTATTCGGTACATTTATGTTACGCCAATTCTATCTAGGCATCAGTAATGAGCTGATTGAATCCGCACGAATGGATGGGGCCGGGCATTTCCGTATTTTTGCATCGATTGCATTACCACTCGTCCGACCAGCAATCGCAACCTATGCTATCCTGCGTTTTATTTGGACATGGAATGATTTCCAAAATCCATTAATTTTCTTGAGAACAAAAGAACTCTATACGATACAACTTGGGATACAAAGCTTTGCGGATCAGCATGGTAGTATTTACTCGTTGATGATGGCAGCATCTGTATCCGCGATAATTCCATTACTAATCATCTTTATCCTTGGGCAGAAACATGTTATCGAAGGCATTCAGCTTGGCGGCGTAAAAGGATAAAATACTGATATTTAACCTTTTTTGAAAAAAGGGGTTTCATATACTAATCTAACAACAGAGGGGGCAATTGTATTGAAGAAAAAACGGGGTCTAGTATGGATAGTTACACTTATCGCAATGCTTGTTTTAGCAGCATGTTCTGGGGATAAAGCAGGTGACAGCTCCGCAGGGGACAAATCTAGCGATGGTGCTAGTAAGTCAGGTGAAGAGGAAATCACATTAAAATTTGTACACTGGATTAATGAAGGTGTAGGAAAATGGCAGCCTGTCATTGATAAATATGAGGCTGAACATCCAGGGATAAAGATTGAATCGATACCACTAGTCGATAACATGACTGCTCTAGATTATTTTAAACAATTAGATTTGATGGCATCGGCAGGAGAAAAGCTTGATATTATCATGTTTAATAATCCAAACGATCTCGCAAAAAGAATTGACGCTGGCCTAGTAGCACCAATTGATGAATTTTTGGCTGCAGAAGGCATTGACATTAATGAGGTTTATAATAATGCATATGCACCAGTAAATGGCGAATATTATGGTTTGCCAATGAAAAATATTTCTGGCCTAATTATGATGAATAAAGGTCATTTAGATGAAGCAGGCTTAGAAATCCCGACAGAATGGACATGGGATGACTATCGTGACTATGCAAAGAAATTGACGACTGATGAACATTATGGCTCTTATTTACACACATGGCACGAGACATATTCAGCGTTGAAATTAGTCAGTAAAGCAGAAGAAACGTTACTGCTAAAAGAAGATGGTTCATCGAATGCGGAGGATCCATTGCTACGGGATTCACTGGAGCTTCGTTATCAACTAGAACAAGTAGACAAATCATCTGTTCCATACTTTGAAACATTCTCGCAAAAATTAAAT
Proteins encoded:
- a CDS encoding sugar ABC transporter permease, with the protein product MRKKSKRRNKTPFGGWKENVAGYLFIAPMFIGTSVLVLFPIISSLALSFTNWNFVSGYDGAKFVGFENFQKLLTNNLFHKALVNNFILLLAVPIMLIISLGLAVVINKYVYLKDMFKVIYFMPFISSVVAVAVVFQVLFHPSKGPINQVLMSLGVENPPGWIADISFSLPSVMLIMIWTGIGFNLIIYLAGLQNIPKELYEAAQMDGASAWYQFTKITVPLVSPTTFLLLITGVISSFKVFDLIIVLTGGGPANSTLTPVVYLYQQAFLELKTGYASAISLVLFILILIITYIQFIVQKKWVNY
- a CDS encoding extracellular solute-binding protein, translating into MKKKRGLVWIVTLIAMLVLAACSGDKAGDSSAGDKSSDGASKSGEEEITLKFVHWINEGVGKWQPVIDKYEAEHPGIKIESIPLVDNMTALDYFKQLDLMASAGEKLDIIMFNNPNDLAKRIDAGLVAPIDEFLAAEGIDINEVYNNAYAPVNGEYYGLPMKNISGLIMMNKGHLDEAGLEIPTEWTWDDYRDYAKKLTTDEHYGSYLHTWHETYSALKLVSKAEETLLLKEDGSSNAEDPLLRDSLELRYQLEQVDKSSVPYFETFSQKLNYRQQFFSQEASMIPTFSFMITEWGEFTPDFEIAWAPWPQNEKGTNFTTMSGDLLSVSKTSDHKQEAYDFMRWMSTEGIVEQGVWTPSWKEADLDAVLNTLVSGTPNPEAIHLPSLKHSLTSLQPNKTFAPAPYITEVNGEYGAEAEMYLLGEQDLDKTMENVKKRIQAVVDANQ
- a CDS encoding carbohydrate ABC transporter permease, translating into MTTTKGIDIKKLIVTIIMAILGIVFLMPFIWMISASFKVETDVLTYPIQWIPETWNAVENYKSVWTGTMPFLLLYWNSIKVTVLTTITSVTVSSLAAYGFAKINFRGSNFLFLIILATFMIPPQTLLVTQFLLFRWLGLYDTHMGLILLNSFSVFGTFMLRQFYLGISNELIESARMDGAGHFRIFASIALPLVRPAIATYAILRFIWTWNDFQNPLIFLRTKELYTIQLGIQSFADQHGSIYSLMMAASVSAIIPLLIIFILGQKHVIEGIQLGGVKG